From Anopheles darlingi chromosome 2, idAnoDarlMG_H_01, whole genome shotgun sequence, the proteins below share one genomic window:
- the LOC125950686 gene encoding hexamerin-1.1, with translation MRSILAITVLCLWAGATTGHYMTKEVKYADKPFLTKQKAILEIFQHVHQAELHTHLWDEQKSFDLAAYKEHFTKPAVVDEFLHLYHHGLLPMEEIFAVYNEHHREQAVALFHLFYYAKDWDTFYKTMVWARFHVNEGMFVYAVSVAVLHRPDMQGIVLPAPYEIYPYYFFNDVVISKAQHYKMQGFHGMKKTADGVYSAYIPSNYTGYYVHSNAEQRVSYFMEDIGLNSYYYYFHADYPTWMGGKEFGLVKDRRGEFYLYQHQQFLARYYLERLSNDLGTIPTFSWYKPVETGYYPYLRYYNGVPFPMRENYHNGFIEKHTVVQEITDYERRIMEAIDYGFIVLPDGTFVNITVPSGIEYLGNLIQSNADSVNHRFYGYLEKVAKFFLGGSFEMYNEFRAIPSVLERYETAMRDPMFYQFFKRVVGFYYRYMDMLPSYKYEEVNFPGVKVEKVEMDKLVTYFDNFDADITNAVDVEVFDETTMKASEMKKFGKMAHYQGEDFVLYARMPRLNHLPFSFKLTVASDKPQKAVVVVFVGPKYDEYGNVYGVNANRENFFQLDHFLVDLVAGENVIARNSQDFSWFVKDRTTYFDLYKQVMKAFSGDYKFPIDMSEAHCGYPARLMLPKGKKGGMPFQFFFMVTPYHAPEVERFTGYDYTVSCGVGSGARYLDTLPFGYPFDRKIDEASWFTPNMVYYDTMIYHKSETEVNSVFV, from the coding sequence ATGCGTTCGATTCTGGCAATCACCGTGCTCTGCCTGTGGGCAGGCGCGACCACCGGTCACTACATGACGAAGGAGGTCAAGTATGCCGACAAACCCTTCCTGACCAAGCAGAAGGCCATCCTGGAGATCTTCCAGCATGTGCACCAGGCGGAACTGCACACGCACCTGTGGGACGAGCAGAAATCGTTCGATCTGGCCGCGTACAAGGAACACTTCACCAAGCCCGCCGTCGTCGATGAGTTCCTGCACCTCTACCACCACGGACTGCTACCGATGGAGGAGATCTTTGCCGTGTACAACGAGCATCACCGCGAGCAGGCCGTCGCCCTGTTCCATCTGTTCTACTACGCCAAGGATTGGGACACGTTCTACAAGACGATGGTTTGGGCTCGTTTCCACGTCAACGAGGGTATGTTCGTGTATGCCGTGTCCGTCGCGGTGCTGCATCGGCCCGATATGCAGGGCATCGTGCTGCCGGCCCCGTACGAAATCTATCCGTACTACTTCTTCAACGATGTCGTCATCAGCAAGGCCCAGCACTACAAGATGCAGGGTTTCCATGGCATGAAGAAGACCGCGGACGGTGTGTACAGTGCGTACATTCCGAGCAATTACACCGGTTACTACGTGCATAGCAACGCGGAGCAGCGCGTCAGCTACTTCATGGAGGATATCGGTCTGAACtcgtactactactacttccatGCTGACTACCCGACCTGGATGGGTGGTAAGGAGTTCGGTCTGGTGAAGGATCGTCGTGGTGAGTTCTATctctaccagcaccagcagttccTGGCCCGTTACTATCTCGAGCGTCTGTCGAACGATCTCGGAACGATTCCCACCTTCTCCTGGTACAAACCGGTCGAAACGGGCTACTATCCGTATCTGCGGTACTACAACGGTGTCCCGTTCCCGATGCGTGAGAACTACCACAATGGATTCATCGAGAAGCACACCGTGGTGCAGGAGATTACGGATTACGAGCGGCGCATCATGGAGGCGATCGATTACGGGTTCATCGTTTTGCCCGATGGAACGTTCGTTAACATTACCGTACCGAGCGGTATCGAGTATCTGGGCAATTTGATCCAATCGAACGCGGACAGTGTTAACCACCGTTTCTATGGTTACCTGGAGAAGGTAGCCAAGTTCTTCCTCGGAGGTTCGTTCGAGATGTACAACGAGTTCCGTGCCATTCCGAGCGTCCTGGAGCGATACGAGACGGCGATGCGCGATCCGATGTTCTATCAGTTCTTCAAGCGTGTTGTTGGCTTCTACTACCGCTACATGGACATGCTGCCGAGTTACAAGTACGAGGAGGTCAACTTCCCGGGCGTCAAGGTGGAGAAGGTCGAGATGGACAAGCTGGTGACGTACTTCGATAACTTCGATGCCGATATCACGAACGCCGTCGACGTAGAGGTGTTCGATGAGACCACGATGAAGGCGAGTGAGATGAAGAAGTTCGGCAAGATGGCACACTACCAGGGTGAGGACTTTGTCCTGTATGCGCGTATGCCGCGCCTGAATCATCTGCCGTTCTCCTTCAAACTGACTGTCGCTTCGGACAAACCGCAGAAGGCCGTTGTGGTTGTGTTCGTTGGTCCCAAGTACGACGAGTACGGTAATGTGTACGGTGTCAATGCCAACCGGGAGAACTTCTTCCAGCTCGATCACTTCCTGGTCGATCTGGTGGCTGGTGAGAATGTGATCGCCCGCAACTCGCAGGACTTTAGCTGGTTCGTGAAGGACCGTACGACCTACTTCGATCTGTACAAGCAGGTCATGAAGGCGTTCAGCGGTGACTACAAGTTCCCGATCGACATGTCCGAGGCGCACTGTGGCTACCCGGCCCGGCTTATGCTACCGAAGGGCAAGAAGGGTGGTATGCCGTTCCAGTTCTTCTTCATGGTCACTCCGTACCATGCGCCGGAGGTGGAGCGATTCACCGGTTACGATTACACCGTTTCGTGTGGTGTTGGTAGCGGTGCCCGCTATCTGGATACTCTGCCATTCGGTTATCCGTTTGACCGCAAGATCGATGAGGCTTCCTGGTTTACGCCCAACATGGTCTACTACGATACCATGATCTACCACAAGAGCGAAACGGAGGTGAACTCAGTCTTCGTTTAA
- the LOC125950729 gene encoding uncharacterized protein LOC125950729 has translation MIFGDLVCCVHFVVLFQCCIAVVAVVVVVPADPLPPQPPAPVASNGTRGLAVGLGQPGALASPLIQTPPTSGAGSRSLNRSGKYTDDAALPGELNEYCRVPQDCRQHAYVCDTRQQVCSCAEGYRADDTGRICLGAVGRRCMYDSHCVTNAYCKGQMICTCKREYGFLADDNWSCQASSAPHGTRLPGMHHFLALLLFTATIIVPILSLGPVTTNAP, from the exons ATGATCTTTGGTGATTTAGTATGCTGCGTGCATTTTGTGGTACTGTTTCAATGCTGCATTGccgtggtggccgtggtggtggtggtaccagcTGATCCCCTTCCACCGCAACCTCCGGCACCAGTTGCCAGCAACGGTACTCGCGGGCTGGCCGTTGGGTTGGGGCAGCCCGGTGCGCTGGCCTCACCATTGATACAGACACCACCTACATCCGGAGCCGGATCCAGATCGCTCAACCGAAGTGGCAAATACACAGACGACGCTGCACTGCCAGGAG AACTGAACGAGTACTGCCGGGTGCCGCAGGACTGCCGGCAGCATGCCTACGTTTGCGACACTCGCCAGCAGGTCTGTAGCTGTGCCGAAGGATACCGGGCGGACGATACGGGCCGGATCTGCCTTGGAG CGGTCGGCCGCCGGTGCATGTACGATAGTCACTGCGTCACGAATGCTTATTGCAAGGGACAAATGATCTGTACGTGCAAACGTGAATACGGATTCCTCGCCGACGATAACTGGTCATGCCAAG CGTCGTCCGCGCCGCACGGGACACGACTTCCTGGAATGCATCACTTCCTTGCGCTACTACTGTTcacggccaccatcatcgttccgATTCTTAGCCTTGGTCCGGTCACAACAAACGCTCCGTAG